In Aggregicoccus sp. 17bor-14, the following are encoded in one genomic region:
- a CDS encoding glycosyltransferase family 39 protein, translating to MSSVAPSAAAPSQTPPLGALTPAPAAVAAPEPARLLLWLLAAALLPRLGLFFFNENLYGDAVVRTELAERWLGHPHWIRGYGDGTFQFGPLHVYLGALFLKLLPYREHAGRLMSLVFGTLSVVPLYALTRRLFGWKAAAWACLALAAWGMHLQMSTTAASEALALFLMLGVFALYAEALDENRFAPLFWSAVLLNFACATRYDAWMYMPLLTGLLLFSPGDVVARVTRAVGFGLVCLPFPLVWMQGNELMHGDPFFPIHDIEKFHAAWVADGVGRYGHLLYRLQNLGFWPAMALFTLTPGVALLGALGMRRAWKTERETRWLILSALLPAAFYAFKGAVLLNFVPLGRFTVTQLVVLLPFVWLGYETSVAGRSAGARRAVGVATVLLAVAMPLALGLYTFRRDGGLADTMRPVSPVTTNPVPIMEAARYLKAEAAAKGKGAILDDEPQLYMDLQLAFFSGLPELRMARYRWDTFRQRLADADPAVLVRFDNGNLAKDPGVKLEGRTLSVDGLRFEEVDGFHAPVHVYHRAP from the coding sequence ATGTCGTCTGTCGCCCCCTCTGCCGCCGCCCCCTCCCAGACCCCTCCGCTCGGCGCGCTCACGCCGGCGCCGGCCGCCGTGGCCGCGCCCGAGCCCGCCCGGCTGCTGCTGTGGCTGCTCGCCGCGGCGCTGCTGCCGCGCCTGGGGCTCTTCTTCTTCAACGAGAACCTCTACGGGGACGCGGTGGTGCGCACCGAGCTGGCAGAGCGCTGGCTCGGCCATCCGCACTGGATCCGCGGCTACGGGGACGGCACCTTCCAGTTCGGCCCGCTGCACGTGTACCTGGGCGCGCTGTTCCTGAAGCTGCTGCCCTACCGCGAGCACGCAGGAAGGCTGATGAGCCTGGTGTTCGGCACGCTCAGCGTGGTGCCGCTCTACGCGCTCACCCGCCGGCTCTTCGGCTGGAAGGCGGCCGCGTGGGCCTGCCTCGCGCTCGCGGCGTGGGGCATGCACCTGCAGATGTCCACCACGGCGGCGAGCGAGGCGCTCGCGCTCTTCCTCATGCTGGGCGTCTTCGCGCTCTACGCCGAGGCCCTCGACGAGAACCGCTTCGCGCCCCTGTTCTGGAGCGCGGTGCTGCTCAACTTCGCGTGCGCCACGCGCTACGACGCCTGGATGTACATGCCGCTGCTCACGGGGTTGCTGCTGTTCAGCCCCGGGGACGTGGTGGCGCGGGTGACGCGCGCGGTGGGCTTCGGCCTGGTGTGCCTGCCCTTCCCGCTGGTGTGGATGCAGGGCAACGAGCTGATGCACGGCGACCCCTTCTTCCCCATCCACGACATCGAGAAGTTCCACGCGGCGTGGGTGGCGGACGGGGTGGGGCGCTACGGGCACCTGCTGTACCGGCTGCAGAACCTCGGCTTCTGGCCGGCCATGGCGCTGTTCACGCTCACCCCGGGCGTGGCGCTGCTGGGCGCGCTCGGCATGCGGCGGGCGTGGAAGACCGAGCGCGAGACGCGCTGGCTCATCCTCTCGGCGCTGCTGCCCGCGGCGTTCTACGCCTTCAAGGGCGCGGTGCTGCTGAACTTCGTCCCGCTGGGGCGCTTCACGGTGACGCAGTTGGTGGTGCTCCTGCCCTTCGTGTGGCTCGGCTACGAGACCTCCGTCGCCGGGCGCAGCGCGGGGGCGCGGCGTGCGGTGGGGGTGGCCACGGTGCTGCTCGCGGTCGCCATGCCGCTCGCGCTCGGGCTCTACACCTTCCGGCGCGACGGCGGCCTCGCGGACACGATGCGGCCGGTGAGCCCCGTCACCACCAACCCGGTCCCCATCATGGAGGCGGCGCGCTACCTCAAGGCCGAGGCGGCCGCGAAGGGGAAGGGCGCCATCCTCGACGACGAGCCGCAGCTCTACATGGACCTGCAGCTCGCCTTCTTCAGCGGCCTGCCGGAGCTGCGCATGGCGCGCTACCGCTGGGACACCTTCCGCCAGCGCCTCGCGGACGCGGACCCCGCGGTGCTGGTGCGCTTCGACAACGGCAACCTGGCGAAGGACCCGGGCGTGAAGCTCGAGGGCCGCACGCTCAGCGTGGACGGCCTGCGCTTCGAGGAGGTGGACGGCTTCCACGCCCCGGTGCACGTGTACCACCGGGCGCCGTAG
- the mltG gene encoding endolytic transglycosylase MltG has translation MKRVLLALLALVLVAGVAAGAWYWNRERRIDAFARTPVTLASPAIVNVAPGTGPRALATQLAQAGVVNDAELAYLYIRRENLGPKLKAGEYYFEGTLTPPEALERIRTGTVRVYRFTVPEGLRAEEILPIVAASPLGLDRAQLERLAADPAFLHKVGVPADSIEGFLFPDTYTFTRSATPESVLTKMVQRTLEEYRKADAQRQAGVTLDLLQTVTLASIIEKETGQPQERPHISCVFHNRLKQGMQLATDPTVIYAMRLLRGVYSKNITAKDLRTPHPYNTYLTKGLPPGPIASPGAAALQAALNPLQDCKDLFFVSRNDGTHIFCPTYECHQAAVQQWQVEYFRKKKRGG, from the coding sequence GTGAAGAGAGTCCTGCTCGCCCTCCTCGCGCTGGTGCTCGTCGCCGGCGTTGCCGCTGGCGCCTGGTACTGGAACCGCGAGCGCCGCATCGACGCCTTTGCCCGCACGCCGGTCACCCTCGCCTCGCCCGCCATCGTGAACGTGGCGCCGGGCACGGGCCCCCGCGCGCTCGCCACCCAGCTCGCCCAGGCGGGCGTGGTGAACGACGCGGAGCTCGCGTACCTCTACATCCGCCGCGAGAACCTGGGCCCCAAGCTCAAGGCGGGCGAGTACTACTTCGAGGGGACGCTCACGCCGCCCGAGGCGCTCGAGCGCATCCGCACCGGCACCGTGCGCGTGTACCGCTTCACCGTGCCCGAGGGCCTGCGCGCCGAGGAGATTCTGCCCATCGTGGCGGCCTCCCCGCTGGGGCTGGACCGCGCCCAGCTCGAGCGGCTCGCCGCCGACCCCGCCTTCCTTCACAAGGTGGGCGTACCGGCGGACTCCATCGAGGGCTTCCTCTTCCCGGACACCTATACCTTCACCCGCAGCGCTACGCCGGAGAGCGTGCTGACCAAGATGGTGCAGCGCACGCTCGAGGAGTACCGCAAGGCGGATGCGCAGCGGCAGGCGGGCGTCACCCTGGACCTGCTGCAGACGGTGACGCTCGCCTCCATCATCGAGAAGGAGACGGGCCAGCCCCAGGAGCGGCCGCACATCAGCTGCGTGTTCCACAACCGGCTGAAGCAGGGCATGCAGCTCGCCACCGACCCCACGGTCATCTACGCGATGCGGCTCTTGCGCGGCGTGTACTCGAAGAACATCACCGCGAAGGACCTGCGCACCCCGCACCCGTACAACACCTACCTCACCAAGGGGCTGCCGCCCGGCCCCATCGCGAGCCCGGGCGCCGCGGCGCTGCAGGCGGCGCTCAACCCGCTGCAGGACTGCAAGGACCTCTTCTTCGTCAGCCGCAACGACGGCACGCACATCTTCTGCCCCACCTACGAGTGCCACCAGGCCGCCGTGCAGCAGTGGCAGGTGGAGTACTTCCGCAAGAAGAAGCGCGGCGGGTAG
- the ruvX gene encoding Holliday junction resolvase RuvX gives MRTFGLDVGTKTIGVAVSDGLGLTAQGVTTVRRTNLKADLTALKALVQEHEAERFVVGLPLNMDGSEGPRAEASRKFADQLTAATGLPVEFWDERLSTVAATRTLLEADVSRAKRREVIDQMAAQFILQGWLDARQPPYDPSDYDDYDEGN, from the coding sequence ATGCGCACCTTCGGGCTGGACGTGGGAACCAAGACCATCGGCGTCGCCGTGTCGGACGGACTCGGGCTCACCGCCCAGGGCGTCACCACGGTGCGCCGCACCAACCTGAAGGCCGACCTCACCGCCCTGAAGGCGCTCGTGCAGGAGCACGAGGCCGAGCGCTTCGTGGTGGGACTGCCGCTCAACATGGATGGCAGCGAGGGCCCGCGCGCCGAGGCGTCCCGCAAGTTCGCCGACCAGCTGACGGCGGCCACGGGACTTCCGGTGGAGTTCTGGGACGAGCGCCTGTCCACGGTCGCGGCCACCCGCACGCTGCTGGAGGCGGACGTGTCGCGCGCGAAGCGGCGCGAGGTCATCGACCAGATGGCCGCGCAGTTCATCCTGCAGGGCTGGCTCGATGCGCGCCAGCCTCCATACGATCCGTCGGACTACGACGACTACGACGAAGGGAACTGA
- a CDS encoding tetratricopeptide repeat protein: MDTQSEMAARLRAYARGELTWAQVEGMTFEEAKAIAQVGCELAAAGQLEEARVLFEGLVEGNPRDAAARAALGTVYQKLGRSQEALAQYDAALAQEPKNPVALGNRGELRLKQGNREGFQDLAHAVEADPAGLTAAGRRAKALVKAIALGAVERFHAQGAPKA; this comes from the coding sequence ATGGACACGCAGAGCGAGATGGCAGCACGGCTGAGGGCGTACGCGCGCGGGGAGCTGACGTGGGCGCAGGTGGAGGGGATGACCTTCGAGGAGGCCAAGGCCATCGCCCAGGTGGGCTGCGAGCTGGCGGCCGCGGGACAGCTGGAGGAGGCGCGGGTGCTCTTCGAGGGGCTCGTCGAGGGCAACCCGCGCGACGCGGCCGCCCGCGCCGCCCTGGGCACCGTGTACCAGAAGCTGGGGCGCAGCCAGGAGGCGCTCGCGCAGTACGACGCGGCGCTCGCGCAGGAGCCCAAGAACCCGGTGGCGCTGGGCAACCGCGGTGAGCTGCGCCTCAAGCAGGGCAACCGCGAGGGCTTCCAGGACCTCGCCCACGCGGTGGAGGCGGACCCGGCGGGCCTCACGGCCGCCGGCCGCAGGGCCAAGGCGCTGGTGAAGGCGATCGCGCTGGGCGCCGTGGAGCGCTTCCACGCGCAGGGAGCCCCCAAGGCCTGA
- a CDS encoding tetratricopeptide repeat protein, with protein MAMVRRGWMLVGSLALGLAGCSGASRAGHEADARAQRQEVAYPPEQVVGDPGLEGLNDAELHAKGTAAFAAGDFALAARVFDRIIDRFPQSAHRRDALLQSGLAYERTEGWADAQARFAQLADPVHGTGDALEASFRLAEAEYHLERYPEAVRVLSALAARDDLPAGRRIEARVQQGVCELESGDAERAEGTLRQALSLYGSVSDAGEVDSYYPAQAHFFLGEIYRLNFEAAKLDPSHGADGLAKDLEHKAELLLSAQGHYLRSIRAGNGQWATASGAQVGSMYENLHAQMVNTPVPPELDAEQAEAYRQEVRSRVRVLLTKAIGIYERTLEAAERIGSENPFVERTRESLRKVKALLLADAEAQPSPAATSPQP; from the coding sequence ATGGCGATGGTTCGTCGGGGATGGATGCTGGTGGGCAGCCTTGCGCTGGGGCTCGCAGGCTGCAGCGGCGCGAGCCGCGCGGGGCACGAGGCGGACGCGCGCGCACAGCGCCAGGAGGTGGCCTACCCGCCCGAGCAGGTGGTGGGAGACCCCGGCCTGGAAGGGCTCAACGACGCGGAGCTCCATGCGAAGGGCACGGCCGCTTTCGCCGCCGGCGACTTCGCGCTCGCGGCGCGCGTCTTCGACCGCATCATCGACCGCTTCCCCCAGAGCGCCCACCGGCGCGATGCGCTGCTGCAGTCGGGGCTCGCCTACGAGCGCACCGAGGGCTGGGCGGACGCGCAGGCCCGCTTTGCGCAGCTCGCGGATCCGGTCCATGGCACGGGCGATGCGCTGGAGGCCTCGTTCCGGCTCGCCGAGGCGGAGTACCACCTCGAGCGCTACCCCGAGGCCGTCCGGGTGCTGAGCGCGCTCGCTGCGCGCGACGACCTGCCCGCGGGCCGGCGCATCGAGGCGCGCGTGCAGCAGGGCGTGTGCGAGCTCGAGTCGGGCGACGCCGAGCGCGCCGAGGGCACGCTGCGCCAGGCGCTGTCGCTCTACGGCAGCGTCTCGGATGCGGGCGAGGTGGACAGCTACTACCCCGCCCAGGCTCACTTCTTCCTCGGGGAGATCTACCGGCTCAACTTCGAGGCGGCGAAGCTGGACCCCTCGCACGGCGCGGACGGGCTCGCGAAGGACCTGGAGCACAAGGCCGAGCTGCTGCTCTCTGCGCAGGGTCACTACCTGCGCTCCATCCGCGCGGGCAACGGCCAGTGGGCCACGGCCTCCGGGGCGCAGGTGGGCAGCATGTACGAGAACCTCCATGCGCAGATGGTGAACACGCCGGTGCCTCCGGAGCTCGATGCCGAGCAGGCCGAGGCCTACCGCCAGGAGGTGCGCAGCCGCGTGCGGGTGCTGCTCACCAAGGCCATCGGCATCTACGAGCGCACGCTCGAGGCCGCCGAGCGCATCGGCTCGGAGAACCCCTTCGTGGAGCGCACCCGCGAGAGCCTGCGCAAGGTGAAGGCGCTGCTGCTTGCGGATGCCGAGGCGCAGCCCTCCCCTGCTGCCACCTCGCCCCAACCGTAG
- a CDS encoding ArsA-related P-loop ATPase translates to MSASPLARPLADKRTLICVGSGGVGKTTVAATLALRAAVDGRSAIVCTIDPAKRLANSLGVSALGNTQARIPESALRAAGLQPRAALYAMMLDMKQTWDDLITRFAPADKRERILSNRFYQSLSGALAGSQEYIAMEKLWELRSGSDFELVVLDTPPTAHALDFLDAPNRVLDFLDNEAAKWLLTPALAAGKLGLSLFNLGGSYVAKTLARFTGTETLQELSAFMLAISSMNEGFRERARGVRSLLESPQTGFVLVTAPAAERLDEAIHFHKLLRQNRMDLVAIVVNRVHPLPPPALWDEAQELVPARRDKVLRTLEELKVLAEQDAAGIAQLSQACPGTPLVQVPRFDVDVHDVDALWRTGRFLLGEAQLA, encoded by the coding sequence ATGAGCGCGAGCCCCCTCGCGCGCCCGCTCGCCGACAAGCGCACGCTCATCTGCGTGGGCTCGGGCGGCGTGGGGAAGACGACCGTGGCGGCCACGCTCGCGCTGCGCGCCGCGGTGGACGGCCGCTCGGCGATCGTCTGCACCATCGACCCGGCGAAGCGCCTGGCCAACAGCCTCGGCGTCTCGGCGCTGGGCAACACGCAGGCGCGCATCCCCGAGTCCGCGCTGCGCGCCGCGGGGCTGCAGCCGCGCGCCGCGCTCTACGCGATGATGCTGGACATGAAGCAGACCTGGGACGACCTCATCACCCGGTTTGCCCCGGCCGACAAGCGCGAGCGCATCCTCTCCAACCGCTTCTACCAGTCGCTCTCGGGCGCGCTCGCCGGCAGCCAGGAGTACATCGCGATGGAGAAGCTGTGGGAGCTGCGCAGCGGCAGCGACTTCGAGCTGGTGGTGCTGGACACCCCGCCCACCGCGCACGCGCTGGACTTCCTCGATGCCCCCAACCGCGTCCTGGACTTCCTGGACAACGAGGCGGCGAAGTGGCTCCTCACCCCGGCGCTGGCCGCGGGAAAGCTCGGGCTCTCGCTGTTCAACCTCGGCGGCAGCTACGTGGCGAAGACGCTGGCCAGGTTCACCGGCACCGAGACGCTGCAGGAGCTCTCGGCGTTCATGCTGGCCATCTCCTCCATGAACGAGGGCTTCCGCGAGCGCGCGCGCGGCGTGCGCTCGCTGCTCGAGTCCCCGCAGACGGGCTTCGTGCTGGTGACGGCGCCGGCCGCCGAGCGGCTCGACGAGGCCATCCACTTCCACAAGCTGCTGCGCCAGAACCGCATGGACCTCGTCGCCATCGTGGTGAACCGCGTGCACCCGCTGCCCCCGCCCGCGCTGTGGGACGAGGCCCAGGAGCTGGTGCCCGCGCGGCGCGACAAGGTGCTGCGCACGCTGGAGGAGCTGAAGGTGCTGGCCGAGCAGGACGCCGCCGGCATCGCGCAGCTCTCCCAGGCCTGCCCCGGCACTCCGCTCGTGCAGGTGCCGCGCTTCGACGTGGACGTGCACGACGTGGACGCCCTCTGGCGCACCGGGCGCTTCCTGTTGGGAGAAGCACAGCTCGCCTAG
- a CDS encoding ArsA-related P-loop ATPase translates to MPGLLDKRLWVVSGKGGVGKSTVAAALALASAQAGRRTLVCEVNTQERVSGLLGHKPVGPEVRLLEKNLWAVNCRPQESMREYALMVLRFEALYRTVFENRLVRYFLRFIPSLQELVLLGKILFHLQEKLPDGRYKYETVVMDAPATGHAISFLRVPQVLLETVPPGPMSKEALKMRDLLVDPRTTAAVLVSLPEEMPVNETLELHAALRDRVRVRTEAAVLNMAFPERFSEDDLSALAGHPELLALAQAHHDRAARTVLAEMKLERNLHVPVHPVPRLFLPTFGREATEQVAASLAALVQGTP, encoded by the coding sequence ATGCCCGGCCTTCTCGACAAACGCCTGTGGGTGGTCTCCGGCAAGGGCGGGGTGGGCAAGAGCACCGTCGCGGCGGCGCTGGCGCTCGCGTCCGCGCAGGCGGGGCGCCGCACGCTCGTCTGCGAGGTGAACACCCAGGAGCGCGTGAGCGGGCTGCTGGGGCACAAGCCCGTGGGCCCCGAGGTGCGGCTGCTCGAGAAGAACCTGTGGGCGGTGAACTGCAGGCCCCAGGAGTCCATGCGCGAGTACGCGCTGATGGTGCTGCGCTTCGAGGCGCTGTACCGCACGGTGTTCGAGAACCGGCTGGTGCGCTACTTCCTGCGCTTCATCCCCTCGCTGCAGGAGCTGGTGCTGCTGGGGAAGATCCTCTTCCACCTGCAGGAGAAGCTGCCGGACGGGCGCTACAAGTACGAGACGGTGGTGATGGACGCGCCGGCCACCGGCCACGCCATCTCCTTCCTGCGCGTGCCCCAGGTGCTGCTCGAGACGGTGCCCCCGGGCCCCATGTCCAAGGAGGCGCTGAAGATGCGCGACCTGCTCGTGGACCCGCGCACCACCGCCGCGGTGCTGGTGAGCCTGCCCGAGGAGATGCCGGTGAACGAGACGCTGGAGCTGCACGCCGCGCTGCGCGACCGCGTGCGCGTGCGCACCGAGGCGGCGGTGCTGAACATGGCCTTCCCCGAGCGCTTCAGCGAGGACGACCTGAGCGCGCTCGCCGGCCACCCGGAGCTGCTCGCGCTCGCGCAGGCGCACCACGACCGGGCCGCGCGCACGGTGCTCGCGGAGATGAAGCTCGAGCGCAACCTGCACGTGCCCGTGCACCCCGTGCCCCGCCTCTTCCTGCCCACCTTCGGGCGCGAGGCCACCGAGCAGGTGGCCGCGAGCCTCGCCGCGCTCGTGCAGGGCACGCCATGA